The Caldisalinibacter kiritimatiensis genomic sequence TACCAACTTCACTTGGGTCAGTTATTTCACCAGTGTTATAAGCTTTTGCGTTTTTGATATGGTATAACTGATATGCGTATTGAGCAGCTGTTTCTGGGTTTAAAGCTCTCTTCCAAGAGAATTCAAAGTCATGAGCTGTTATTGGTGTTCCATCTGACCATTTAGCATCTCTTAAATGGAATGTATAAGTTAAACCATCTTCACTTATTTCCCAATCTTTTGCAAGACCTTTTCCTACTGTACCATCTGGGTTAAGTCTTACAAGACCTTCTAATGTAGCATTAATAATCCAGAATGACACTTGGTCTGTAGTAGTTTGAGGGTCCAAATCAGGTGGTTCTGAACCCCAGTTTACTCTAAGCACTTGCTCTTCAGCTAATTTTTCTCCACCCTCATCACTAGTATCTTGCTCTTCATTTGCATTTTCTTCGTTATTATCATTTTCTGTTACATTACTATCATCATTTGGAGCTGGCTCTTCATTTTTAGCACAGCCTGATAATGCTAAAGTAAATACCATTACAAATACTAAAGCTAATAACAACCATTTGCTTTTTCTCATTTAAAAATTTCCCCCTTTAATGTTCTAAATTTTATGAAAAAAGTTTTAAAAAGTTTTTTATCTGCTCACATCCCCCCTTTAAAAATAATACAAATTTACTATTCTACAAAATTTTAAAAACTCCTTTTATTTTTTGAAAATTTTTATTCTTTTTTATATTTTTGCTTTTTTCATTTTATTAATATTTGTTAATTGACGTTAATTAAAGTATAAAGAAATTTTAACATATTGTCAAGAAGATATTATCTTCAATGAAATGGCAACTATTGATATAACTGGATTCTTTTTTGGATTTAATAATTAATTTGTTATCTATAATATATTTATGTTTGTACAAAAATTAAATTACAATAAACATAATATTTTTTAATATTAAGGCCGAAGTTAAAACTTCGGCCTTAATTACTATTATTATTTAACCATGTGACAAGCAACAAAGTGTCCTGGTTTTACTTCTCTTAATTCAGGTGTTTTTTCTCTACATATCTTTTTAACATGTCTACACCTTCCTTGGAATTTACATCCTGAAGGTGGATTAATAGGACTTGGTACATCTCCTTCTAGCATAATTCTCTTTCTTGATTTTTCTATATCTGGGTCTGGAATTGGTACTGCAGAAAGTAGAGCTTGTGTATATGGATGCAATGGATTTTTATATAGTTCATAACTTTCTGTAAGCTCTACAATACCCCTAAATACATAACAGCAATCCTATCTGATATATGCTTAACCATACTTAAGTCATGGGCAATAAATAGATATGTTAGTCCAAACTCTTCTTGTAAGTCTTGAAGTAAGTTTACAACCTGAGCTTGAATAGACACATCTAATGCTGAAATTGGCTCATCACATACTATAAACTTAGGCTCTATTGCTAAAGCCCTCGCTACACCTATACGCTGTCTTTGTCCACCACTAAACTCATGTGGGAATCTGTTAGCATGTTCTCTACTTAATCCAACTAACTCAAGAAGCTCATATATTCTTTTCTGTCTTTCTTTTCCTTTATATAATCCATGTATGTCTATACCTTCACCTATAATATCAGTAACTGTCATTCTAGGGTTAAGAGACGCATATGGGTCTTGGAATATCATTTGAGCTTTTCTTGTATATCTCTTTAATTCTTGTCTATTTAAACTATGAACATTCATTCCATCAAAAATTACTTCTCCATCTGTAGCATCATATAATCTAACAATCGTTCTACCTGTTGTAGACTTACCACAGCCTGACTCTCCAACTAAACCTAATGTTTCTCCTTCTTTAATAGAAAAACTAACCCCATCAACAGCTTTTAATACTTGACCTCTACCAACCTCAAAATATTTTTTTAGATTTCTAACTTCAATTAGATTTTTTCTTTCTTCTGTCATTTTTATCCCCTTTCCTCGATAATAGGATTTTTCACATTAGGTGCCATGCTATGTTGTAACCAACAGTGTACATAATGATTATCATCAATTTCTGTTCTTTCAGGGAATTGTTCTTTACAAATTTTCATAGCATGATCACATCTAGCTGCAAATGGGCATCCTTTTGGTGGTGCAATCAAGTCAGGTGGTGTACCTTCTATTGGTACAAGTCTTTTATCTTCTTTAACATCAAGTCTTGGTACAGACTGTAATAATCCCCATGTATAAGGGTGTTGAGGTCTATAGAATATATCATCAACTGTTCCACTTTCTATAACAACTCCTGCATACATAACAGCTATTCTCTGAGCTATATCTGCAACTACACCAAGGTCATGGGTAATGATTATAATTGCTGTATTAAGCTTATGCTGTAACTCCTGCATAAGGTCTATAATCTGAGCCTGAATTGTAACATCTAGTGCAGTTGTAGGCTCATCTGCTATTAAAAGCTTTGGATTACATGCTAAAGCTATAGCTATCATAGCTCTCTGTCTCATACCACCACTAAATTCATGTGGATACTGTTCTGCACGCTTAGCAGGATTAGGTATACCAACAAGCCTTAACATTTCTATCGCTCTTTCTTTAGCTTTTTGCTTATCCATTTTTTGATGCTTTATAAGCCCTTCCATAATCTGCTTTCCAACTTTCATAGTTGGGTTAAGTGATGTCATTGGGTCCTGGAAAATCATACTTATTTCCTTACCTCTTATCTTTTCCATCTGTCTATCGGTATATTTTGAAATCTCTTTACCATCAAAAACTACTTTACCTTTTTTTATTTTTCCAGGAGGCATCGGAATAAGCTTCATTATTGTCTGTGCTGTTACCGACTTTCCACATCCTGACTCCCCAACTATTGCTAATGCTTCCCCTCTATTTACATGGAAAGATACTCCTCTAACCGCTTTAACTTCACCTGCATAAGTATGAAATGATACTTGCAGGTTATCAACTTCTAATAATTTATTTTCTTGATTATTCGCCACTTTATAGCCCCCCTTTTTACATTCTAAGTTTTGGATCCAGCGCATCTCTTAAACCGTCACCTAAAACATTAAACGCTAGCATAGTTATACTTATAAGTAACGCTGGATAGAATAATTGATACGGATGAATTAATAGCATCAATGTACCTTCCTGTGCTAATGAACCCCAACTTGCAAGTGGAGGCTGAATACCTAATCCCAAGTAACTAAGGAATGCTTCTGTAAACACCGCTGAAGGTACTTGGAATGTTAGGTTTATAATAATTGGTCCCATTGTATTTGGAATTAAGTGTCTAGTAATAATTCTTGATGTATCAGCACCTAAAGTTTTAGCCGCTAAAACAAATTCCATCTGTTTTAATTGAAGTACCTGACCCCTTACAACACGGGCCATACCACCCCAACCTGTTATCGAAATAGCAATAATTATAGTTTTTAAACCTGGTCCCATAACAACCATTAAAAGTATTACCCATAACAATACTGGAACTGAATAAACAATTTCTATAATACGCATCATAACAATATCAACATATCCGCCTAAATATCCTGAAATACCACCATATATAACTCCAATAGTAACGTTAATTATTGTTGAAACAAAAGCTATAAATAATGAAATTTTTGCACCTTCCCAACAACGAGTAAATATATCTCTTCCCAATGCATCTGTACCAAACCAATGTTCTGAAGTTGGCGCTTTGTTTATAACAGTATAATCTTGATAATCATATTCATAAGGTGTTAAATGTGGTCCAATAAATGCCATAGCAACCATCAGTGCTAATATTACTAATGCAACTATTGCAAGTTTATTTTCCTTAAGTCTTCTCCATGCATCCTGCCAGTAAGTTAAACTGGCTCTAACAATCTTTTCAGAACCCTCTATATCTTTACCAACAACTTCAAAGCTATCTTTAGTCAACTCAACTTGAGCCATTAATTAACTACCCCCTTTAGTCTAATTAGTCTAATCTAATTCTTGGATCGACTATTCCATAGAATAAGTCAATTAAATACATCATTACAATTAATATTATTGCATAGAAAACAGTTGTACCCATAATCATAGTGTAGTCATTTTGTTGGATACTTTGAACAAGATGTTTACCCATTCCTGGAACTGCAAATATCTTTTCTATTACGAATGAACCAACTACTACTCCGGCAATTGCAACCCCTAAAATAGTAACGATAGGTAATATAGCGTTTCTTATTGTATGCTTCCATATAACTACATTTCTTGAAAGTCCTTTTGCTCTTGCTGTTTTCACATAATCCTGTCCTAGTACATCAAGCATACTCGTCCTCATCATCCTTGCTATATAAGCAATCATACGGAATCCTAGAGCACACACCGGTAACACATAGTGAGCAGGTGTTCCCCATTGAGCAACTGGAAACCATTGAAATTTAACTCCAAACAACCACTGGAATAATGAACCAAAAACGAACTGTGGAACTGATACACCTATAACTGCTAATATAATTACAAAATAGTCGAAAAATTTAGCTCTATTTAGCGCTGCTATAATTCCAAATGTTATTCCTAGAACGGCTCCTAAACCTACAGATAATAATCCTAGTTTCGCCGACACAGGGAAACTTTCACCTAATATTTTATTAACTGACCTTGCTTTAAAGTGCATTGAATCTCCTAAATCACCTCTTAACAGGTTCTGTAAGTACTTACCGTATTGAACTATAAGAGGCTTATCTAATCCATACTTACGTTTTAAGTTTTCCATAATCTCTGGTGGAATCTTCTTTTCATTTGTAAATGGGTCTCCTGGTATTGCATGCATTAAAAAGAAA encodes the following:
- a CDS encoding ABC transporter ATP-binding protein, whose translation is MANNQENKLLEVDNLQVSFHTYAGEVKAVRGVSFHVNRGEALAIVGESGCGKSVTAQTIMKLIPMPPGKIKKGKVVFDGKEISKYTDRQMEKIRGKEISMIFQDPMTSLNPTMKVGKQIMEGLIKHQKMDKQKAKERAIEMLRLVGIPNPAKRAEQYPHEFSGGMRQRAMIAIALACNPKLLIADEPTTALDVTIQAQIIDLMQELQHKLNTAIIIITHDLGVVADIAQRIAVMYAGVVIESGTVDDIFYRPQHPYTWGLLQSVPRLDVKEDKRLVPIEGTPPDLIAPPKGCPFAARCDHAMKICKEQFPERTEIDDNHYVHCWLQHSMAPNVKNPIIEERG
- a CDS encoding ABC transporter permease; this encodes MAQVELTKDSFEVVGKDIEGSEKIVRASLTYWQDAWRRLKENKLAIVALVILALMVAMAFIGPHLTPYEYDYQDYTVINKAPTSEHWFGTDALGRDIFTRCWEGAKISLFIAFVSTIINVTIGVIYGGISGYLGGYVDIVMMRIIEIVYSVPVLLWVILLMVVMGPGLKTIIIAISITGWGGMARVVRGQVLQLKQMEFVLAAKTLGADTSRIITRHLIPNTMGPIIINLTFQVPSAVFTEAFLSYLGLGIQPPLASWGSLAQEGTLMLLIHPYQLFYPALLISITMLAFNVLGDGLRDALDPKLRM
- a CDS encoding ABC transporter permease, with amino-acid sequence MLRYTLKRTAIALLTIWVVVTITFFLMHAIPGDPFTNEKKIPPEIMENLKRKYGLDKPLIVQYGKYLQNLLRGDLGDSMHFKARSVNKILGESFPVSAKLGLLSVGLGAVLGITFGIIAALNRAKFFDYFVIILAVIGVSVPQFVFGSLFQWLFGVKFQWFPVAQWGTPAHYVLPVCALGFRMIAYIARMMRTSMLDVLGQDYVKTARAKGLSRNVVIWKHTIRNAILPIVTILGVAIAGVVVGSFVIEKIFAVPGMGKHLVQSIQQNDYTMIMGTTVFYAIILIVMMYLIDLFYGIVDPRIRLD